The Serinus canaria isolate serCan28SL12 chromosome 2, serCan2020, whole genome shotgun sequence genomic interval TTGGCTTGCAGGTTTGGCCAGAGCATCAAGGACTTCCTGCCCCacagtgggagcagaggaatGGTGGAGGTGCCCCATGGTCTCTGGCTTGGGAGAAGGGGTTTGTCCAGAGGGGTCTGGACAGAGCCAAAGGGGCgatgcagagcagggagccgGAGGCAGATGGGCCATGTTTGCAGGCAGTGTGGCCTGCTGCCTTGCTTGGTGCAATCAGAGCTGAAGCTGAAAGTGCTGAGCACATTTAAGAGCCTTGGAGCAGAGAGGCATGCTCAATGCCTGAGATGTTTTCCAGGGAGTGGGTGGTTGGTGTCAGGAGTGGTGCTGAGGGCCCTTAGCAGTTGTAGCCATAGCCCCTTCTGCCATAGCAGTCCAGGCCTCCCAGGCCATAGCCAAATCCACGGCCATAGCCAAGGCCGTAGCCAAAGCCACCAAAGCCACCAGagatgggctgtccctgcacactgagctcagtgcccacagcagcGGAGGAGGTGGATCCGACGGCGGTGTTCTGGGGGAAGGAGGTCAtgatgggtcctggcagggtgaccagcacaggggaagggtcAATGATGACGCGGGAATCCTGGcattgcagggcacagggctcgtTGCAGCTGTTGGCCAGTGGGGTGGGTCCGCAGGGACTGCAGCGGTTGTAGCAGGCCATGGGTGTGGTGTGGAGGGTGCCTGGAAGAGAAGGGggtgaggcagggcaggggtgtggGGGTGTGAGGGGCAGAGACGCAGGAGGGTGAGGGAGTGTGGAAGCTgttgtggggctgtggggaggtgtgcaggctgctgaggctggggctgagcatgATGGAAGAGAGGGGCAagaggtgcaggagcaggagtgtCAGGGGCTTCAGACTCACCTGGttgtcagcaggagcaggtggagAAGGAGAAGTGTGTGAGGGAGAGAGGCTCTGGTCTGGCTTTTATGCTGATCCTGGATGGGCGGGACAGCCTCGTCCCATGGCCTTGGGGCATTTTACAGGCAGCAGCTCTTACCGGGCCCAGCCAGGTGACTCATGAGGTGGGGAGTGTTTTCCCTCATGCAATTCTGCAATTACATGTTCTGACCCTGGGGCCCTGTCCATCTGACCTTGGCGGCAGCTTTTAATTGCAAGTATTAGTGACCATTTTCTTGTTGTGGGTGCCTTTCAGGACATGTAGAAGATTCAAACAACCCTGAGGACAACTGATGTGTCATCGATGAGGACACACCATGGAATAATCACATCATGTCCCATTTGCCCTCTTTCCTCCTGCTTGAAAGAGCCTTCAGCTGTGTCAACTTCTTGTTTTAAATGTATTCCAGTCCCATCAGTCTCCGGGAACTGCTCTTGATCAACCATGTCCATGTCCTCGTTGCACTCTTCTGCCCCATCAGAGGTGCATGACACAAGAATTgacctcctcttcttcctcgTGTTACTTTTGTTATTACATATTTCCTAATTCTCTCCTGGTAATAGCTGGAGCTTTTTGCATCAGAGGATCCATGGCCACCTCATGCTCCATTTATGCTCCATCAGGATCACAAGGTCGAATGCAATTTTTGACAAGGGAATGGCAACCAGTGTCACATTCCTGGAATTACTTCAGGGCCTTAAACCTTAAACCACAGGACATCCTTATCTCTAAACTGCAGACACGTGGGTTTGAAGGGCTGACCGATGAATAGATGAGTAATTGTCCCCCTCATGTTTCTTCTTCCCCGTACCTTTCATGAGGTTTTCTTGGATGAACCCACACAAGACTGTGAGGAGCACAGGACACCTCCCTAAGTCATATGGATTGCTTTCCCAATGGCATCTCCAATGGCAAAGGCCAGGAATATAGACAAGGCTGGAGAGATGTAGCCAAGGTAAGGAGGAAGAGAACATGATCAAAGGGGCAGATGCTCACCCCCAGAACACCTGCAAAGCTTAGAGCAGCCTAAaaaggggagctggggctgtttagcctggagaaaagaagactcagaggtgaccttatcactctctacaacttcctgaagggtggttgtagtcaggtgggggttggtctctttccCCAGGTTCTGGCAGAAcgagaggacacagtctcaagctgcatcaAGGAAAATATAGATTGGATATTAGCAAAAAGGTTTTCAttgaaagagtgataaagttctggaatgatCTGCCcgaggaggtggtggagtcaccatccctggatgtgtttaaaacaagactggatgtggcactttgtgtcatggtttagttgaggtaTGAGGGCATGGtttggactcgatgatcttgaaggtcccttccaacccagtgattctgtgaattctgtgaattctgtaaAAAGCTCTATGAGGAAATGGGGTCCCTTTTCACcacacaaaacacagaacacaggTGCCGTGGGGTGACCTCACTGATGACACCCCGTCTCCACAAAGCTTTGGTCGCGTCTTCAACCCATCCTGACATAAACCATCAAGATCAACATTTAACTTCTAATGCTCACACTTAAAAGCTGCCGCCAAGGTCAGATGGACACGGCCTCAAGAGAAGGATGTGGAATTGCAGAATCACACAAAGGAAACCAGCACCaagacagagaaggaaagagcagcTCACTAACTGTCCCTTAGTAATTACTACTTTTTGCTAATAGGAACACCATATTACATTTACAGGATGTAAGTTATGAAACTCTTTGGCTTGAATGCAGAATAGACTAATTGATGTCAcacaccaggctgggaaaaaaagggatgTTGTTGGCTATTGGATTTCTAAATGAGATCAAGAAATATGCTTTAAATGATAGCATAGCTTGTTGGATAAATTTTAGAAAACTAAATGGACAATAACATGGGAACAAGTGCAGCCTGAACAGCCTCTACTTTCCAAGATCCTCTCTCGATCCCATTCAAGACACAAGAGCAAGAGCCCACTTTCATCCATCAGGAGGAATTCCCAGGCACTGGGACCTTGCCCAATAATTgcagagtgacctccccaggacatcagcagctccttcagcatTCTGGGGTGGAACACTAAGACTGATGGACATCCTGTGGCACAAAACCGAGTCCCAGTCTTCACAAGGTACAGCAAACCACCGCACACGAGGCCCACTGATGACATTGCACCTCTGCTGGTCTCTGCATGTTCATTCAACCTTCACATTCATTTACCCGACAATCAAATCTTCCTGAAGATCAACTCCTGCTCCAAAGCTGCCTCCAAGGTCAGATAGACACAGCCTCAAGGGCAGGATATGACACTGCAGAATTCTGTGATGGAAAACACTCCCCACCTCATGACACACCAGGCTGGGCCAGCCAAGAGCTGCTTCCTCCAAAATGCCCCGAGGCCATGGGACAAGGCTGTCACACCCTGCCAGGACCAGAATAAAAGCTGGGCCAGAACCTCTCTCCCTCACACACTTCTCCTCCCaacttctcctcctgctcctgctgaaaaCCAGGTGAGACTCAATCCCCTGACCCTCCTGCTCCTGTAGCCCTGGCCCCTCTCTGCCCACAcactcagccccagcctcagcagccctcACGCCTCCCCACAACCCCACAACACCCTCCACACTCCCTCACCCTCCTGCATCACTGCCCCACGCA includes:
- the LOC103816651 gene encoding feather beta keratin-like codes for the protein MACYNRCSPCGPTPLANSCNEPCALQCQDSRVIIDPSPVLVTLPGPIMTSFPQNTAVGSTSSAAVGTELSVQGQPISGGFGGFGYGLGYGRGFGYGLGGLDCYGRRGYGYNC